ACACAAGGAAGAGCATCTTATTCAATGGAATTTGAAAAATATGTTCAAGTGCCAAAAAATATATCAGAGCAAGTAATTGCTGAAAGACAAGGAAAATAATTTAGGAGGAAAAAAGAGATGGCAAAACAAAAATTTGAAAGAATTAAAGCACACGTAAACGTGGGGACAATAGGACACGTAGACCACGGAAAGACAACAACAACAGCAGCGATATCAAAAGTATTAGCATCAAAAGGACTAGCAGAAAAAGTAGACTTTGAAAACATAGACCAAGCTCCAGA
Above is a window of Caviibacter abscessus DNA encoding:
- a CDS encoding GTP-binding protein — encoded protein: MAKQKFERIKAHVNVGTIGHVDHGKTTTTAAISKVLASKGLAEKVDFENIDQAP